A genomic stretch from Parus major isolate Abel chromosome 28, Parus_major1.1, whole genome shotgun sequence includes:
- the LOC107215382 gene encoding F-BAR domain only protein 1 has translation MKHGQISTKELADFVRERAAIEENYAKAMVKLSKMATNGTQLGTFAPLWEVFRISSDKLALCHLELMKKLHDLIKEISRYGEEQGRVHKKSKEEVAGTLEAVQLLHGVAQLLPKSKESYHSKCQEYERLRKEGTSQKEIDKVTAPGVPVTPCPGWSLGGPWVVPGWSLGGWCRLCCPRWSRSPLQWCPRGGSCSSSLVVLEPPCMRFQEVEEAHLRHMKGLIGSYSHSVEDTHVQIGQVHEEFKQNVENIGTEMLLRRFAESKGTGRERPGALDFDEYRLAPAQEGPKRSRSKAFRIPGLSRKERERDAV, from the exons ATGAAGCACGGGCAGATCTCCACCAAGGAGCTCGCTGACTTCGTCCGGGAGAG GGCTGCCATCGAGGAGAACTACGCCAAGGCCATGGTGAAGCTGTCCAAGATGGCCACGAACGGGACCCAGCTGGG GACTTTCGCTCCTCTCTGGGAGGTTTTCCGCATCTCCTCGGACAAGCTGGCCCTGTGCCACCTGGAGCTGATGAAGAAGCTGCACGACCTCATCAAGGAGATCTCGCGCTACGGCGAGGAGCAGGGCCGGGTGCACAAGAAG TCCAAGGAGGAGGTGGCGGGGACGCTGGAGGCCGTGCAGCTCCTGCACGGCGtggcccagctgctgcccaagTCCAAGGAGAGCTACCACAGCAAGTGCCAGGAGTACGAGCGGCTGCGCAAGGAGGGCACCAGCCAGAAGGAGATCGACAAGGTGACAGCCCCCGGTGTCCCCgtcaccccctgccctgggtggTCCCTGGGTGGTCCCTGGGTGGTCCCTGGGTGGTCCCTGGGTGGTTGGTGCCGCCTGTGCTGTCCCCGATGGTCCCGGAGTCCCCTTCAGTGGTGCCCTCGTGGTGGTTCTTGTTCCTCTTCCCTGGTGGTTCTTGAGCCTCCCTGCATG CGCTTCCAGGAGGTGGAAGAAGCCCACCTGCGGCACATGAAGGGGCTCATCGGCTCCTACTCCCACTCCGTGGAGGACACCCACGTCCAGATCGGCCAG GTCCACGAGGAGTTCAAGCAGAACGTGGAGAACATCGGCACGGAGATGCTGCTCCGGAGGTTTGCCGAGAGCAAAGGCACGGGCAGGGAGCGCCCAG GAGCGTTGGATTTCGACGAGTACCGGCTGGCTCCAGCGCAGGAAG GACCCAAGAGGAGCCGGAGCAAAGCGTTCCGGATCCCGGGATTGAGCCGTAAGGAGCGGGAGCGTGATGCTGTGTAA
- the SUGP2 gene encoding SURP and G-patch domain-containing protein 2, giving the protein MASRRITRETFEAVVQDKVKRYRMERSDAAGGSIHHFKAHSRPLPRPRFHGDGRFPHANSQHEDWSEDPREDYPREDYPGENYPGPSYRPASPLLRKENYFHEQFARPAPREREFGRDYGRPAPQNREFGRAAAPNREYGHHPAPHNREYGQQNREYGRERDYGQDYGPSDSWEGSGPHEAEFGSSDILGDFRSPGLMEEEYGGVENQEYEAEFGAPDSEFRPPLRRGAVGRGRVLRGKRLTRGVVKPKVFKGDVKSPLKKWNVKKPGLDPKALDQPLEVAERPNQRPVPLQQRPNPKLPPHPLAAQRPILRLPKPAHVFRNLNFDLVDKSDIFSTFGIEIIKWAGFHAVKNDAEFSRLFGALFELETETCAKMLASFKCSLRPEHRDYCFFTIKSLQHAALKTPKVDNEFLNMLLDKGAVKTKNCFFEIIKPFDKYIMRLQDRLLKGVTPLLMACNAYELSIKTNGFGNPREMANAFETTVSLCRKSLALLGQTFALASVFRQEKILEAVGLQEMAPAPTSFPNFDDSTLFGREYIENLKAWLEKSGYPIQMKRAEAESTEQLKAASPDTKAPQRADRKVLDTIEQLVTSIVSGTLSAKDRNAQKNSPEFWFLSDEESLEYKYYRLRLSEVQRRSLAGEGAAPESLRAMLYARRVASIKRKLFKRKKKPGILPLRASRARKARRTTTGTQTVLSAGTVLKHQDKNLPDSGQGKISLADPQQIPALDITSAAPGASSSEIPVPAEQKTHPEEFSASPELLPALGSQFPDEFISFSFPTFPHPRFLQDQSSSAFRFYRMKVYELCPSISFSPEASDSTKTTPKPLEISEDEEEEEEEEEEEEDEAEFETSQPLGDEEEEEDEDEEDVAAGRRVTNLEEDLLSRAGEEISGGEMQLSSPSDAAVPNLSTQAPNPAPGARFPRKRVSSKSLKVGMIPASKRICLIEEPKVHEPVRIAYDRPRGCPVTKKKKVKNSHFCHKNQITNEIFLGKKNSDFSRNQVFYFF; this is encoded by the exons ATGGCCTCTCGGAGGATCACCCGCGAGACGTTCGAGGCCGTGGTGCAGGACAAAGTTAAACGGTACCGCATGGAGCGGAGCGATGCCGCGGGGGGCTCCATCCATCATTTCAAAG CTCACTCCAGgccgctgccccggccccgcttCCACGGCGACGGGAGGTTCCCTCACGCCAACTCCCAGCACGAGGACTGGAGCGAGGATCCCAGGGAAGATTATCCCAGGGAAGATTATCCCGGGGAAAACTATCCCGGCCCTTCCTACAGACCCGCCAGCCCCCTGCTCCGCAAGGAGAATTATTTCCACGAACAATTcgcccgccccgcgccccgGGAGCGGGAATTCGGCCGGGATTACGGGCGCCCCGCTCCCCAAAACCGGGAATTTGGGCGTGCAGCTGCCCCAAACAGGGAATACGGGCACCACCCCGCTCCTCACAACCGGGAGTACGGACAGCAGAACCGGGAATACGGGCGGGAGAGGGATTACGGGCAGGATTACGGCCCCTCGGATTCCTGGGAAGGCAGCGGGCCGCACGAAGCCGAGTTTGGCTCCTCGGATATTTTAGGGGATTTCAGGTCTCCCGGGCTGATGGAGGAGGAGTACGGCGGCGTGGAGAATCAGGAGTACGAGGCGGAGTTCGGGGCGCCGGACAGCGAGTTCCGGCCGCCGCTGCGCAGGGGAGCCGTGGGCAGGGGGAGAGTCCTGAGGGGGAAGCGCCTCACCAGGGGGGTGGTTAAACCCAAAGTGTTCAAAGGAGACGTCAAAAGCCCCCTGAAGAAGTGGAACGTGAAGAAACCGGGCCTGGATCCCAAAGCTCTGGATCAGCCTCTGGAAGTCGCCGAGCGCCCCAACCAGAGGCCGGTGCCCCTCCAGCAGCGCCCCAACCCCAAGCTGCCCCCACACCCTCTGGCAGCCCAGAGACCCATCCTCAGGCTGCCAAAACCCGCCCACGTCTTCAGGAACCTCAACTTTGACCTGGTGGATAAATCTGACATTTTCTCCACCTTCGGCATCGAGATCATCAAGTGGGCCGGGTTCCACGCCGTCAAGAACGACGCCGAGTTCTCGCGGCTCTTTGGGGCCCTCTTCGAGCTGGAGACTGAGACCTGTGCCAAAATGCTGGCCTCCTTCAAGTGCTCCCTGAGGCCAGAGCACAGAGATTATTGCTTCTTCACCATCAAGAGCTTGCAGCACGCCGCCCTGAAAACCCCCAAGGTGGACAACGAGTTTTTGAACATGCTGCTGGACAAGGGGGCGGTGAAAACCAAGAATTGCTTCTTCGAGATCATCAAACCTTTCGATAAATACATCATGAGGCTCCAGGACCGCCTCCTCAAGGGGGTGACGCCGCTGCTGATGGCCTGCAACGCCTACGAGCTGAGCATTAAAACCAACGGCTTCGGCAATCCCAGGGAAATGGCCAACGCCTTCGAGACCACCGTGTCCCTCTGCCGAAaatccctggctctgctgggccaGACCTTTGCTCTGGCCTCTGTTTTCAGGCAGGAGAAAATCCTGGAGGCTGTGGGGCTCCAGGAGATGGCTCCGGCGCCGACGTCCTTCCCGAATTTCGATGATTCCACGCTGTTTGGGAGGGAGTACATTGAGAATTTGAAGGCTTGGCTGGAGAAGAGCGGATACCCCATCCAGATGAAGAGAGCGGAGGCGGAATCCACGGAGCAGCTCAAAGCAGCCTCGCCCGACACCAAAG ccccccagcGAGCTGACAGGAAAGTTTTGGACACAATTGAGCAGCTGGTGACCAGCATCGTGTCAGGAACTTTATCTGCCAAAGACAGGAACGCCCAGAAGAACTCTCCCGAATTTTG gTTCCTGTCCGACGAGGAGAGCCTGGAGTACAAATATTACAGGCTGAGGCTGTCAGAGGTGCAGAGGAGGAGcctggctggggaaggagctgccccAGAGTCCCTCCGGGCCATGCTTTATGCCAGGAGAGTCGCCAGCATCAAAAGGAagcttttcaaaaggaaaaaaaaacctggaattcTCCCTCTCCGcgccagcagagccaggaaggCGAGGAGAACAACCACAGGCACTCAGACTGTGCTGTCAGCTGGGACAGTGCTGAAGCACCAGGACAAAAACCTCCCAGATTCAGGGCAGGGGAAGATTTCCCTGGCAGATCCCCAGCAGATCCCTGCCCTGGACATCACCTCGGCCGCCCCAGGCGCCAGCAGCTCCGAGATCCCGGTGCCTGCGGAGCAAAAAACACATCCCGAGGAGTTCTCAGCATCCCCAGagcttctcccagccctgggctctcaGTTCCCTGATG aattcatttctttttcatttccaaccTTTCCTCACCCCAGGTTCCTCCAGGACCAAAGCAGCTCCGCGTTCAGGTTTTACCGGATGAAGGTTTACGAGCTCTGCCCCTCCATCAGCTTCAGCCCCGAGGCCTCAGACAGcaccaaaaccaccccaaaacccctggAGATCTCCGAAGAcgaggaagaagaagaggaagaagaagaagaagaagaggatgaAGCTGAGTTTGAAACCTCCCAACCTCTGGgggacgaggaggaggaggaggatgaggatgaggaggacgTGGCAGCAGGTAGAAGGGTGACAAACCTAGAGGAAGATTTGCtttccagagcaggagaggagattTCAGGAGGTGAAatgcagctctccagcccctctgatGCTGCTGTCCCAAATCTGTCGACACAGGCACCGAACCCGGCCCCCGGCGCGCGATTCCCCCGCAAAAGAGTCAGCAGCAAGTCCCTGAAAGTGGGGATGATCCCGGCTTCCAAAAGGATCTGCCTGATAGAGGAGCCCAAAG tgCATGAACCTGTCAGGATTGCTTATGACAGACCTCGGGGCTGCCCTgtcacaaagaagaaaaaggtaaaaaattcacatttctgccataaaaatcaaattacaaatgagatatttttggggaaaaaaaattctgactttTCAAGAAatcaggttttttattttttttaa